Proteins from a single region of Runella sp. SP2:
- a CDS encoding LytTR family DNA-binding domain-containing protein, with the protein MSENLYICGSDQSPITMSIRCLAVDDEQHALDIISRYVEKIPNLELVAATTDAIEAFQLVQKETIDLVFLDVHMPEITGIQFLKLLGGRTKVILCTAYPEYALEGYDLDIVDYLLKPMRFERFLKAIQKAQTLLEAEELPKTVAKSEVSSVALLDDYIFVKTETKGKLLKVVLSEIRYVEGLGNYVSIFTDDKRIVTLLTIKELEERLPKPYFLRVHKSYIVALGKIQGIDGNQIMVAEGHIPLGDTYREAFFNGLQQKIVASKK; encoded by the coding sequence ATGAGTGAGAATCTGTACATTTGTGGTTCGGACCAATCCCCAATTACGATGTCAATTCGTTGCCTTGCCGTCGATGATGAGCAACATGCCTTGGATATAATTTCGCGATACGTCGAAAAGATTCCCAATTTAGAACTGGTCGCCGCTACTACCGATGCCATCGAAGCGTTTCAACTCGTTCAAAAAGAGACGATTGATTTGGTGTTTTTGGATGTTCACATGCCCGAAATTACGGGCATTCAGTTTCTAAAACTTCTCGGTGGACGAACCAAAGTGATTCTCTGTACGGCTTATCCTGAATATGCGCTCGAAGGCTATGATTTAGACATTGTTGATTATTTGCTAAAGCCAATGCGTTTTGAACGCTTTTTGAAAGCAATTCAGAAAGCACAAACGTTACTTGAAGCCGAAGAGCTTCCCAAAACAGTGGCAAAGTCAGAAGTATCATCGGTAGCGCTTCTCGACGATTACATATTTGTAAAGACCGAAACCAAAGGAAAATTGCTGAAAGTGGTTCTTTCCGAAATAAGATACGTAGAAGGGTTAGGAAATTACGTGTCTATTTTCACCGATGACAAACGAATCGTTACGCTTCTTACCATCAAAGAACTCGAAGAACGTTTGCCCAAACCCTATTTTCTGCGGGTACACAAGTCGTACATTGTTGCTTTGGGCAAAATACAGGGCATTGATGGTAATCAAATTATGGTTGCCGAAGGGCATATTCCATTGGGAGATACCTACCGCGAAGCCTTTTTTAATGGGCTTCAACAAAAAATAGTCGCTTCTAAAAAGTAG
- the pth gene encoding aminoacyl-tRNA hydrolase — translation MKYLIVGLGNIGPEYALTRHNIGFMVLDRLAAQHDFKFTMQKLAYTAEFKYKGRQIYFIKPTTYMNLSGKALRYYMDAFKVPLENVMVITDEIQLPQGKIRIKPKGSNGGHNGLRNIEELLGTQEYVRMRFGVGSDFPRGQQVRYVLSNFPEDSFEELLIDLDRAGDAVLSFCTLGIQNTMNNFNQ, via the coding sequence ATGAAATACTTGATTGTTGGCCTTGGAAATATAGGCCCAGAATATGCCTTGACGCGGCATAATATTGGTTTTATGGTGCTCGACCGCCTAGCAGCCCAGCACGATTTTAAGTTTACCATGCAAAAATTAGCCTATACGGCTGAGTTTAAATACAAAGGGCGTCAAATTTACTTCATTAAGCCCACTACCTACATGAACCTCAGTGGCAAGGCGCTGCGCTACTACATGGATGCCTTTAAGGTGCCTTTGGAAAACGTAATGGTGATTACGGACGAAATTCAATTGCCGCAGGGAAAAATAAGAATCAAACCCAAAGGTTCGAATGGAGGGCATAATGGCTTGCGCAACATTGAAGAATTGTTGGGCACGCAAGAATACGTCCGAATGCGCTTCGGAGTAGGAAGTGATTTCCCGCGCGGACAGCAGGTTAGGTATGTTTTGAGTAATTTTCCAGAAGATAGTTTTGAAGAACTACTTATTGATTTGGACCGTGCTGGCGACGCAGTACTCAGTTTTTGTACTTTAGGAATACAAAATACGATGAATAATTTCAATCAATGA
- a CDS encoding sensor histidine kinase, whose protein sequence is MDKLRVGQSKDQIRPKNQHHKHYVTDICFKKEFYSKMSQWRKYKYHIYFWTFWGALLLLQDSISNYFQGRFEQTFTWQYFYWFVLHMVLVMGVTYGYAYLLKIVPYSGSKTKWLLSSLALQLSVTAVFAFFRTYVNELLFGSLQAEYTKSFLDYFPWLLRTSMVFMIVGFGYRILMDYFEEQQRRQTLEKMALVAELSSLKNQINPHFLYNTLSYLHAQAEPLSESLGEAILLLSDMMRYSLHDTDETGLVSLEKEVNHIKNFITIHQLRFGNKLAVEFTVEGNLTSKRILPLVLISFVENAFKHGKTTKAEEPVQIQLQITPDSSLVFSVKNRKSEGPKEHSSGIGLNNVRRRLELVYPNSHQLTINDTKHYFEVNLVINHV, encoded by the coding sequence ATGGACAAACTCCGCGTTGGTCAGTCTAAAGACCAAATTCGTCCAAAAAACCAACACCATAAGCATTACGTAACCGATATTTGCTTTAAAAAAGAATTTTACAGCAAAATGAGCCAATGGCGTAAATACAAATACCACATTTACTTTTGGACGTTTTGGGGGGCTTTGTTGCTGCTTCAAGATTCAATCAGTAATTACTTTCAGGGGCGATTTGAGCAAACCTTTACTTGGCAATATTTCTACTGGTTTGTATTGCACATGGTGTTGGTCATGGGAGTTACCTATGGCTATGCGTATTTGCTTAAAATAGTCCCTTATTCTGGAAGTAAAACCAAATGGCTGTTGAGTTCGTTGGCGTTACAACTATCGGTAACGGCTGTTTTTGCATTCTTCCGTACTTACGTGAACGAATTGCTTTTTGGAAGCCTTCAGGCTGAGTACACGAAAAGCTTTCTAGACTATTTTCCTTGGTTGCTGCGTACGTCGATGGTTTTCATGATTGTGGGGTTTGGGTATCGAATTTTAATGGATTATTTTGAAGAACAACAAAGGCGCCAGACGTTAGAAAAAATGGCGTTGGTAGCGGAATTAAGTTCGCTCAAGAATCAAATCAACCCTCACTTTTTGTACAATACCCTTAGCTACCTCCACGCCCAAGCAGAACCGCTTTCAGAGTCGCTAGGAGAGGCCATCTTGCTATTATCGGATATGATGCGATACAGCCTGCACGATACCGATGAAACGGGCTTGGTGTCACTGGAAAAAGAAGTAAACCATATCAAGAATTTTATTACGATTCATCAACTTCGTTTTGGGAATAAACTTGCCGTCGAGTTTACGGTAGAAGGTAATTTAACAAGTAAACGCATATTGCCTTTGGTGCTGATTTCGTTTGTTGAAAATGCCTTTAAACACGGAAAAACCACCAAAGCTGAAGAACCTGTCCAGATTCAATTGCAAATAACTCCTGATTCTTCGTTGGTGTTTTCAGTAAAAAACCGAAAATCGGAAGGCCCTAAGGAACATTCAAGCGGGATTGGGCTGAATAATGTTCGACGTAGGCTGGAATTGGTGTATCCCAATTCGCATCAATTAACTATCAACGATACTAAGCACTATTTTGAGGTTAACTTGGTCATAAATCACGTTTGA
- a CDS encoding DUF1501 domain-containing protein — MRLHNELQLESALLETRRHFLKQCTSGLGMMALGTMFGSCGNGSTKKQLVTNPLDVKIPHFAAKAKSVIFLHMCGSPSQLELWDYKPELAKLDGKPCPPSFLEGKKFAFIRGVPDMLGSVGVFKQHGQSGAWMSDYFTYLPQMADEISFLKAMYTDQFNHAPAQLFMHTGSARLGRPSMGSWVTYGLGSENANLPGFVVLTSGGKAPDAGKSVWGNGFLPSVYQGVQCRSEGDPVLFLSDPNGLDRDLRKKAIDALTAVNQQQYEEFKDPETLARIAQYEMAFKMQVSVPEVMDISKEPTYIHQLYGTQPGQSSFANNCLLARKLVEKGVRFVQLYDWGWDTHGDGKGTSLEFGLRDKINQIDQSITALLLDLKQRGMLDETLVVWGTEFGRTPMQENRNGKKMPFKGRDHHTDAFTCWMAGGGVKRGFSMGESDELGYFGIKDRTHIHDLQATILHQLGFDHEQLTYEFQGRNFRLTDTAGKVIKNVIA; from the coding sequence ATGAGACTTCACAACGAACTTCAACTCGAATCCGCTCTGTTGGAAACTCGGCGGCATTTTCTCAAGCAATGTACGTCGGGGCTAGGCATGATGGCCTTAGGAACCATGTTTGGAAGCTGCGGCAACGGAAGTACTAAAAAACAGCTTGTTACGAATCCGTTGGATGTGAAAATTCCACATTTTGCGGCTAAGGCTAAATCGGTAATTTTCTTGCACATGTGCGGCTCTCCGTCGCAACTTGAGCTGTGGGACTATAAGCCCGAATTGGCCAAATTGGACGGAAAACCTTGCCCTCCTTCGTTTTTGGAAGGTAAAAAATTTGCGTTCATCCGTGGCGTACCCGACATGCTTGGGTCGGTAGGAGTGTTTAAGCAACACGGCCAATCGGGTGCTTGGATGTCCGATTATTTTACCTATTTACCCCAAATGGCCGATGAAATTTCGTTTTTGAAAGCCATGTACACCGACCAGTTTAACCACGCTCCTGCCCAGCTATTTATGCACACGGGCAGTGCGCGCTTGGGCCGCCCTTCGATGGGCTCGTGGGTGACGTACGGCTTAGGTTCCGAAAACGCCAATTTACCAGGTTTTGTGGTGCTTACGTCGGGCGGAAAAGCTCCCGATGCAGGCAAATCGGTCTGGGGAAATGGTTTTTTACCTTCGGTTTACCAAGGAGTTCAATGCCGTTCAGAAGGCGACCCCGTTTTGTTTTTGAGCGACCCCAACGGTTTGGATAGAGATTTACGCAAAAAAGCCATTGATGCGCTCACGGCAGTCAATCAGCAACAATACGAGGAATTTAAAGACCCCGAAACGCTGGCCCGCATTGCTCAGTACGAAATGGCTTTCAAAATGCAGGTATCGGTGCCTGAGGTCATGGATATTAGCAAAGAACCTACCTACATTCATCAACTCTACGGTACGCAGCCTGGGCAATCATCGTTTGCTAACAACTGCCTTTTGGCGCGTAAATTGGTGGAAAAAGGCGTTCGTTTTGTGCAGTTATACGACTGGGGATGGGATACCCACGGTGACGGGAAAGGAACATCGTTGGAATTTGGTTTACGCGATAAAATCAATCAAATCGACCAATCCATAACGGCTTTACTGTTGGATTTGAAACAACGCGGTATGTTGGACGAAACGTTGGTGGTATGGGGAACGGAATTTGGCCGAACGCCGATGCAAGAAAACCGCAACGGCAAAAAAATGCCTTTCAAAGGCCGCGACCACCATACGGATGCGTTTACGTGCTGGATGGCAGGAGGAGGTGTCAAGCGAGGATTTAGTATGGGAGAAAGCGATGAGCTAGGGTATTTTGGGATCAAAGACCGAACGCACATTCATGATTTACAAGCGACGATTTTGCACCAACTTGGTTTTGACCACGAACAGCTCACTTACGAGTTTCAAGGAAGAAATTTCCGACTGACCGATACAGCAGGAAAAGTAATCAAAAACGTGATTGCCTAA
- a CDS encoding Gfo/Idh/MocA family protein, protein MKNFLERRSFLKATAAIGSALGLPFASNARSNSIEETIAQTTVIPKAAGKSVIGLKSAPIPQVRVAFIGVGNRGSGHVKLVHACGAKAKIVAVCDIQERYTNRTKQWLESKGVNDVAYYHSKVDAWKEMCRRDDIDLVIIATPWEDHVPMCVYAMQQGKHAATEVPAAYTLEDCWKLVNTAEQTQRNCMMLENVCYGDEELWVLNMAEQGVFGTITYAECGYIHDLRELLFSKTEYYNMWRIRHNLTRDGNLYPMHGLGPVSQYMNIDRGDRFNHLVSMSSLEASLSEDSSTMTDSSNEFHGRKGFKHGDMNNTLIKTHLGRTILVQHDVVTARPYSRINMLAGTKAFHTGYPSRFAKKGQGHGFIKDEEYKALREQYKHPIWAKMKEEIERNGGHGGMDFVLIYRLIDCFNRGTALDMDVYDAASWSAVTPLSALSIQGGNAPVKFPDFTRGRWKEDRKLGILTNV, encoded by the coding sequence ATGAAAAATTTCTTGGAACGCCGCTCATTTCTAAAAGCTACGGCAGCCATTGGTTCTGCCTTAGGATTACCTTTTGCGTCTAATGCTCGCTCAAATTCAATAGAAGAAACCATTGCTCAGACTACTGTCATTCCCAAAGCCGCTGGCAAGTCGGTAATTGGCTTAAAATCAGCTCCTATCCCCCAAGTTCGGGTGGCTTTTATTGGTGTTGGTAACCGTGGTTCGGGACACGTAAAACTGGTTCATGCCTGTGGTGCCAAAGCCAAAATTGTGGCCGTTTGCGACATTCAGGAACGCTACACCAACCGAACCAAACAATGGCTTGAATCTAAAGGCGTAAACGATGTAGCCTACTATCACTCCAAAGTGGACGCGTGGAAAGAAATGTGCCGCCGCGACGATATCGACCTTGTTATCATTGCCACTCCTTGGGAAGACCACGTGCCCATGTGCGTTTATGCCATGCAACAAGGAAAACACGCTGCCACTGAAGTTCCTGCTGCTTATACATTGGAAGATTGTTGGAAACTGGTAAATACTGCCGAGCAAACCCAACGCAATTGCATGATGCTCGAAAACGTTTGCTACGGCGACGAAGAGCTTTGGGTATTAAACATGGCCGAACAGGGTGTTTTTGGTACCATTACTTACGCCGAATGTGGCTACATCCACGATTTGCGAGAGTTGCTTTTCTCAAAAACGGAATACTACAACATGTGGCGGATTCGTCACAATTTGACCCGCGACGGAAACCTTTACCCGATGCACGGACTGGGGCCTGTGTCGCAATACATGAACATCGACCGTGGTGACCGCTTCAATCACTTAGTATCTATGAGTAGTTTGGAGGCAAGCCTTAGCGAGGATTCGAGCACGATGACCGACTCTTCCAATGAGTTCCACGGTCGGAAAGGTTTCAAGCACGGCGATATGAACAATACACTTATTAAGACGCACTTAGGTCGTACGATTTTGGTTCAGCACGATGTCGTTACGGCTCGTCCTTACAGCCGTATCAACATGCTGGCGGGAACCAAGGCATTCCATACGGGCTATCCGAGCCGTTTTGCCAAAAAAGGACAAGGGCACGGTTTTATTAAAGACGAAGAATACAAAGCCTTACGCGAACAATACAAGCACCCTATTTGGGCAAAAATGAAGGAAGAAATTGAGCGTAACGGTGGTCACGGCGGCATGGACTTCGTACTGATTTACCGCTTGATTGACTGCTTCAACCGTGGTACGGCCCTCGATATGGATGTCTATGATGCCGCTTCTTGGTCGGCGGTAACTCCGCTTTCTGCCCTTTCGATTCAAGGTGGCAATGCCCCTGTTAAATTCCCCGACTTCACCCGTGGACGCTGGAAAGAAGACCGTAAACTCGGTATTTTGACCAACGTTTAA
- a CDS encoding DUF1553 domain-containing protein → MTFLNKLLVGAVAVCVLAYGYHSMSESEVDFNTQVKPILNKKCMACHGGVKKAGGFSLLFEEEALGKTKSGKPAIIPGDAAHSEFIIRLTHPDPEKFMPKKGEPLSEDEIETLTKWIDQGAKWGKHWAYQAVEKPAVPSTSWWKFWQKSWANNEIDHFVTEKLKEQQLSHSQEADKATLLRRVTLDLTGLTPTEQQYKAFLNNPAPNAYETVVDSLLKSPAFGEKWASMWLDLARYADSKGYEKDDIRNAWRYRDWVIKAFNQNMPYDQFITEQLAGDLLQNPTENQLIATGFHRNTTNNDEGGTDDEEFRVAAVLDRVSTNWVAFNSTTFACVQCHSHPYDPFKHEEFYKYMAFFNNTRDEDVMDESAHLRFFNEADQKKLDEVAQWVKTSVSETKSKEIVHFLRTVEPRIYAHNFDSFQKGTSEPSSYMGMQNGGTCRLKNAPTINKSRMLISYVTAQVGGSIEIRTDSLNGPKLAVVKLDTAQGRNFWNGLTLLKWVNLPKFSTRKDLHFIFRNPKLSSESQDVCLVNWVMFLEDDFPGKGKEGYETQFKHFNELLLTRTENVPIMLENPVDLKRTTRIFERGSMFSPTAAVEPDVPHSLHPFPKNAPRNRLGLAQWITAKENPLTARTLVNRVWEQLFGTGLVETLEDMGSQGFAPTHQALLDYLSYRFMDDMKWQIKPLLKEIVLSATYRQDSHVTDELLEKDPANRYLARGPRVRLTGEQVRDQALVVSNLLSNKMYGRPVMPYQPQGVWQVVYSGSKWNQSVGEDAYRRAIYTYIRRSSPYPSMLTFDGSTRDVCLARRIRTNTPLQALVTLNDSAFVDIAQHFARRMQHEGGKTVASQLQKGYEWMTGHVLPKPKQEVFEKLYQEALIRFQKNPKKREDWMCNSTAEVAALAFVANTMLNMDEFITKE, encoded by the coding sequence ATGACCTTTCTGAACAAACTACTCGTTGGTGCAGTAGCTGTTTGCGTTTTGGCATACGGCTATCATTCTATGTCTGAAAGTGAAGTTGATTTTAATACGCAAGTCAAGCCGATTTTGAACAAAAAGTGCATGGCTTGCCACGGTGGAGTAAAAAAAGCGGGCGGGTTTAGCCTTTTGTTTGAGGAAGAAGCCTTGGGAAAAACCAAATCAGGCAAGCCTGCCATCATTCCAGGGGATGCTGCTCACTCCGAATTTATCATTCGTTTGACGCACCCTGATCCTGAAAAATTTATGCCCAAAAAGGGCGAGCCTCTCAGCGAAGACGAAATTGAGACCCTGACCAAATGGATTGACCAAGGAGCAAAATGGGGAAAACATTGGGCGTACCAAGCCGTTGAAAAACCTGCCGTTCCAAGTACTTCATGGTGGAAGTTTTGGCAAAAATCGTGGGCGAACAATGAAATTGACCACTTTGTGACCGAAAAATTAAAAGAACAGCAATTATCGCACAGCCAAGAAGCCGATAAGGCCACGCTCTTACGTCGGGTAACGCTCGATTTAACAGGACTTACACCTACCGAACAACAGTACAAAGCTTTTCTCAATAACCCCGCCCCCAATGCCTACGAAACGGTGGTTGACTCTTTGTTAAAATCACCCGCTTTTGGGGAAAAATGGGCTTCAATGTGGCTCGATTTGGCGCGCTATGCCGATTCAAAAGGTTACGAAAAGGACGATATTCGCAATGCTTGGCGTTACCGCGATTGGGTCATTAAGGCATTTAATCAAAACATGCCTTATGACCAGTTTATCACCGAACAATTGGCAGGTGACTTGCTTCAAAATCCCACTGAAAATCAACTCATTGCGACTGGTTTTCACCGAAACACAACCAATAACGACGAAGGAGGAACCGACGACGAAGAGTTTAGAGTCGCTGCCGTACTCGACCGCGTAAGTACCAATTGGGTGGCTTTCAACAGCACGACCTTTGCCTGTGTCCAATGCCATAGCCATCCGTATGACCCTTTTAAGCACGAAGAGTTTTATAAGTACATGGCCTTCTTCAACAATACCCGCGACGAGGATGTCATGGATGAATCGGCTCACTTACGGTTTTTCAACGAAGCTGATCAAAAGAAGCTGGATGAAGTCGCTCAATGGGTGAAAACTTCCGTTTCCGAAACAAAGTCGAAAGAAATTGTTCATTTTTTACGAACCGTTGAACCTCGTATTTACGCGCACAATTTTGATAGTTTTCAAAAAGGAACTTCCGAGCCAAGTTCGTACATGGGAATGCAAAATGGAGGAACCTGCCGTTTGAAAAACGCCCCAACCATCAACAAAAGTCGGATGTTGATTTCGTACGTCACGGCGCAAGTGGGTGGAAGTATCGAAATTAGAACCGATAGCCTCAACGGCCCTAAATTGGCCGTTGTTAAGCTTGATACAGCACAAGGGCGTAATTTTTGGAACGGCCTTACGCTGCTAAAATGGGTGAATCTTCCCAAATTTAGCACAAGGAAAGACCTGCATTTTATTTTCCGAAACCCCAAGCTATCCTCTGAAAGTCAGGATGTTTGTTTGGTCAATTGGGTCATGTTTTTGGAAGATGACTTTCCTGGAAAAGGAAAAGAAGGCTACGAAACGCAGTTCAAGCATTTCAACGAACTGTTGCTCACCCGCACCGAAAACGTCCCTATCATGCTCGAAAATCCAGTCGATTTGAAACGTACCACCCGAATTTTTGAGCGGGGAAGTATGTTTTCTCCCACTGCGGCTGTCGAGCCTGATGTTCCTCATTCATTACACCCATTTCCTAAAAACGCCCCACGAAATAGGCTTGGATTAGCCCAATGGATTACGGCCAAAGAAAACCCGCTCACGGCCCGAACGCTGGTTAATCGGGTGTGGGAACAGCTCTTCGGAACAGGGCTTGTCGAAACCCTCGAAGACATGGGTTCGCAAGGCTTTGCCCCTACGCATCAGGCGTTGCTCGACTACCTTTCGTACCGTTTTATGGACGATATGAAATGGCAAATCAAGCCGCTTTTGAAGGAGATTGTTTTGTCAGCCACCTACCGTCAAGATTCGCACGTTACGGATGAACTTTTGGAGAAAGACCCTGCCAATCGTTATTTAGCACGTGGCCCTCGCGTTCGATTGACGGGCGAGCAGGTTCGCGACCAAGCATTGGTCGTCAGCAATTTATTGAGCAACAAAATGTATGGCCGCCCCGTTATGCCTTACCAACCACAAGGAGTTTGGCAAGTCGTGTACAGCGGTTCAAAATGGAACCAAAGCGTGGGAGAAGATGCCTATCGGCGCGCCATTTATACCTATATTCGGCGTTCAAGTCCGTATCCAAGTATGCTTACGTTTGACGGCTCCACGCGCGATGTGTGTTTGGCTCGGCGGATTCGCACCAACACTCCATTGCAAGCATTGGTCACGCTCAACGATTCGGCTTTTGTCGATATTGCCCAACACTTTGCACGTCGAATGCAACACGAAGGTGGAAAAACTGTGGCTTCTCAGCTTCAAAAAGGATACGAATGGATGACGGGTCATGTACTTCCAAAACCGAAGCAAGAAGTATTTGAAAAGCTCTACCAAGAAGCGTTAATCCGTTTTCAAAAAAATCCCAAAAAACGCGAAGACTGGATGTGTAACAGCACGGCTGAAGTTGCCGCTCTGGCATTTGTGGCCAATACTATGTTGAATATGGACGAGTTTATAACGAAGGAATAA
- the hslV gene encoding ATP-dependent protease subunit HslV, protein MQPIHATTVVGIIHNGEVVVGADGQATMGNTVAKSNVRKVRSLAGGKVIAGFAGSTADAFTLMERFEEKLNAYGGNLKRAAIELAKDWRTDRFLRRLEAMMIVAGKGELLVISGTGDVLEPDNQVAAIGSGSMFAQSAALALKKHAQHLSAEEMVRESLHIAADICIYTNHNLVVEKVND, encoded by the coding sequence ATGCAACCAATTCATGCCACTACGGTAGTGGGAATTATTCATAACGGCGAAGTCGTGGTAGGTGCCGATGGGCAAGCTACGATGGGCAATACTGTAGCAAAAAGTAATGTTCGTAAAGTCAGAAGCCTAGCTGGAGGAAAAGTCATTGCGGGTTTTGCAGGTTCTACGGCCGATGCTTTTACGCTGATGGAGCGTTTTGAAGAAAAGCTCAACGCGTACGGCGGAAATTTAAAACGCGCCGCCATCGAATTGGCGAAAGACTGGCGTACTGATCGTTTTTTACGCCGCTTGGAAGCGATGATGATTGTCGCAGGGAAAGGTGAGTTACTTGTCATTTCAGGCACTGGCGATGTTTTAGAGCCTGACAATCAAGTAGCAGCGATTGGGTCTGGGTCTATGTTTGCGCAATCGGCGGCATTGGCACTCAAAAAACACGCACAGCACCTTTCGGCCGAAGAAATGGTACGTGAAAGTTTACACATCGCTGCCGACATTTGTATTTATACCAACCATAATTTAGTCGTGGAAAAAGTCAACGACTAA
- a CDS encoding pyruvate dehydrogenase complex dihydrolipoamide acetyltransferase, with translation MAEVIRMPKMSDTMTEGVIAAWHKKVGDVIKSGDIIAEVETDKATMDMESYQEGTLLYIGVEKGSAVPVDGILAIIGAPGEDYQALLGGGAAPAPAEAPAAPAPQEVAAPAPAAAPAAPAAPAAPVNATVVRMPKMSDTMTEGVLVAWLKKVGDVVKSGDIIAEVETDKATMELENYEDGTLLYLGVKEGEAVPVDGIIAIVGEAGADYQSLLSPQAASAPAPAAPAAVASAPAATAAPAAATSGDGRIKASPLAKALAKDKGVDLSQVVGTGEGGRIVKKDIDGASAVSSQQPAVSTQAPAPKAQSAAPAAPAAPAVGDFEDTPVSQMRKTIARRLSESLFTAPHFYLTMEITMDKAMELRGKINEVSPVKVSFNDMVIKAAALALKQHPAINSAWLGDKIRKYNYVNVGVAVAVDEGLLVPVVRDADKKTLSVIASEVKDMAGKAKDKKLQPKDWEGNTFSISNLGMFGIDEFTAIINPPDSCIMAVGGIKKVAAFKEDGSIYPTNIMKVTLSCDHRVVDGATGSAFLQTFKKLLENPLGMLV, from the coding sequence ATGGCAGAAGTAATCCGAATGCCCAAAATGTCTGATACAATGACCGAAGGGGTCATTGCAGCTTGGCACAAAAAAGTAGGAGATGTAATCAAATCAGGTGATATTATCGCCGAAGTAGAAACTGACAAAGCGACCATGGACATGGAGTCGTACCAAGAAGGTACACTTCTTTACATTGGCGTAGAAAAAGGGTCGGCGGTGCCCGTTGATGGTATTCTTGCCATTATCGGAGCTCCAGGCGAAGACTATCAAGCATTGTTGGGTGGAGGAGCTGCTCCTGCCCCCGCTGAAGCACCAGCCGCGCCTGCTCCACAGGAAGTAGCTGCGCCAGCACCTGCTGCTGCTCCTGCGGCGCCAGCTGCACCAGCCGCTCCAGTAAACGCAACGGTGGTACGGATGCCTAAAATGTCGGATACGATGACCGAAGGTGTGCTCGTTGCATGGTTGAAAAAAGTAGGAGATGTAGTGAAGTCGGGTGACATTATTGCTGAAGTCGAAACCGACAAAGCAACGATGGAACTCGAAAACTATGAAGACGGAACGCTTCTTTATCTAGGAGTAAAAGAAGGTGAAGCCGTACCTGTCGATGGAATTATTGCTATTGTTGGTGAGGCAGGAGCTGATTATCAATCTCTTTTAAGCCCCCAAGCAGCTAGTGCACCTGCGCCAGCCGCACCAGCGGCAGTGGCTTCTGCTCCAGCGGCGACCGCTGCTCCAGCAGCTGCAACAAGCGGAGATGGACGTATCAAAGCTTCTCCGTTGGCAAAAGCACTTGCCAAAGATAAAGGTGTTGATTTAAGCCAAGTTGTTGGAACTGGCGAAGGCGGTCGTATTGTGAAAAAGGACATTGATGGCGCTTCTGCGGTTAGCAGCCAGCAGCCAGCAGTTAGCACTCAGGCGCCTGCTCCGAAAGCACAATCAGCTGCACCAGCAGCTCCAGCAGCCCCTGCGGTTGGAGACTTTGAAGATACTCCTGTATCGCAAATGCGTAAGACGATTGCCCGTCGTTTGAGCGAGAGCCTATTTACTGCTCCGCATTTCTACCTTACCATGGAAATTACCATGGACAAAGCGATGGAATTGCGCGGTAAAATCAACGAAGTTAGCCCAGTGAAAGTGTCGTTCAACGACATGGTTATCAAGGCGGCAGCGTTGGCACTTAAACAACATCCTGCCATTAACTCGGCATGGTTGGGCGATAAAATCCGCAAGTACAACTACGTTAACGTTGGGGTAGCAGTAGCGGTTGATGAAGGTTTGTTGGTACCTGTGGTTCGTGATGCTGACAAGAAAACCCTTTCTGTCATTGCAAGCGAAGTGAAAGACATGGCAGGAAAAGCAAAAGATAAAAAACTACAACCTAAAGACTGGGAAGGCAATACATTCTCGATTTCAAACTTAGGTATGTTTGGTATCGACGAATTTACGGCCATCATCAACCCGCCAGATTCGTGTATCATGGCCGTAGGAGGTATTAAGAAAGTAGCTGCTTTCAAAGAAGATGGTAGCATTTATCCTACCAACATCATGAAAGTAACGCTTTCGTGTGACCACCGTGTGGTGGACGGTGCTACAGGTTCTGCTTTCTTACAAACATTTAAGAAATTGTTGGAAAACCCACTCGGAATGTTGGTTTAG